Within the Salmo salar chromosome ssa12, Ssal_v3.1, whole genome shotgun sequence genome, the region AATACAAGTTTTTCatttcctgcaacagggtgatcaaattaagatcctacgtcCATTAGACTAAAGAGAAATGACTTATGCATTATGTATTCACCTGAAGGAAAAGTAATCAGACAATAATGCCAATTGTTGTATTTATTGTAGTTTTCCAAAGTACATTTTTGATTTTCTCAAAGAAATAAAAATATTGTGCTATTTTTGATAATGACTTAATACTTCAATTGAATTTCCTTATCATTTGAGATAAATAATTCAGTCAATATAGTAAATGGAACAAAAAACTAAATGTTAGCTAAGTCTGTCTCACAACTGAAGATAAGTTGGCCAGTAACATAACTAATGAGTAATACACAACACCTAGTCATGTATCCAACATACATGTACCAAAACTCTAACATATTCAAATATTGCTTAAATAAATATATGTTTCTACATAGAATCAAGGAGAGCAGAAGAAAACCTCCAAGGTAATTCATCAATGTGATTTAGtctgtgaagaaaaaaaacaaagagAGAAAATTAAGAAAATGATTAAGGAAATAATCACAAAAAGTATCCAAATCAACACTTCTATGATGGAAATAAGTATTTTCAGAGGCTTACCTTTAACAACAAGTTTAGTGGAGCATTCTGCCTTGCCGAAGGAGTTAACTGCGACAACTTTGTATTCTCCGGCGTCCTTGGGCCTGACCCTAAGGATGTACATGGAGCACACGCCATACGAGTTGGTGATGTAGTAGTTGCTGTCACCATTGATGCAGACGTTGTTCAGGTGCCACGTGACGCTGGGTGTGGGGCATCCCCGGATGGCGCAGGTCATGTACATCTGGAATCCTTTTGGTGGCGAGTGCATCTTCAGAGGGACCAGGACAGATGGTGGTTTCTCAAAGCTGACTTCCACTGGCGTGTTTGTGTTTATAGGAACTAGACAGAAAAAAATAACAAAGGAAATTAAAACAGTAAAGCCTAATTGTGGATTTGGAAAACATTATATAGGAGCTTAAGTGAACTGATGCAGTTCCAACCTCAGTCAAGTCAGGAGATGAATGTCAAATTATGTTTATGGATTTCCAACAATGCTAATCCATTCTCTGATTAAACTTGGTTAAAAGAGACTTTAACCCAAACCTAAACTGACAGCTGAACTCACTTCTGTTGCTGTTGATGCCCCAGGTGGGTGACATGGAGGGGTCTGACATGCCCATGTCGTTCTTGGCATAGATTTTGAAGTGGTACTCCCTTCCAGGCATGATGTTATTGGCTGTGTATGAATTGTCAAAGATGCGGTCTGCCACAGTGTGCCACATGCGTGTGCTGGAGTCGTGCTCGGCCACCATGTAATACAGCCTGTTGTCCAGCTCCTGGTCTGGAGAGGCCTCCCAGGACACAATAACTTTGCCATGGACAATCTGCTCCAGCTCCACTGCACCAGGAGGCTTTGGCTCATCTAGCACCACAAAAGAGAAGAAAATATTAGTTACATAGGCTAATAGAGGTTTTGCCGTATATGACTCTCTAGACTGAATCATATCTGAAAATGTGCTCAAGTAATTAATTTTAAAAATCTCAGATTGATATAATAAATGCAACATTACTTAGAATTTGTCCCTGTGAGAAGACCACAAGAGTAGAAGACCACAACAGTAGAAGACCACAACAGTAGGAGACCTCAACAGTGGAAGCCCACAAGAGCATAAGACCACAACAGTAGAAGACCACAAATGTAGATGACCACAACAGTAGAAGACCACAACAGTGGAAGATCACAAGAGTATAAGACCACAACGGTGGAAGACCACAACGGTAGAAGACCACAACGGTGGAAGACCACAACGGTGGAAGACCACAACGGTGGAAGACCACAACGGTAGAAGACCACAAGGGTAGAAGACCACAACGGTAGAAGACCTCAACGGTATAAGACCACAATAGTATAAGACTACAACAGTATAAGACCACAACAGTATAAGACTTCAACAGTGTAAGATTTCAGAGTTCATATAAAGTTTTGCAGGAAAATCTAAACAGGTCACACGAGGATATCTTATTCTGCcagtaaaaaataataacaaaaggGACATTGGAATTACCTGTGACTAGGACCTCAATGTCAAAGCTGGCCTCTCCAACTTTATTCTTAGCCACAATGGTGTAATTTCCTGAATCAGAGCGTTTTGTTGAGGGGATCACAAGCTGGGAACAGCCCTCTGTGTTGATGATCTGTATAAAACTGGATACAGGCTCATTGTCCTTCATCCAAGTGATCTCCGGTGGAGGCTCAGCCTAAAGACAATTTAAAAAGCATTAGATTAGCGAAAACAACTGTTGGTTGGATTTGCCACATGTTTTGCTGTTGTACACAccttttatttgtatttgtattttttttgtttattttaccccactttttctccacaattttcgatcttgtctcattgctgcaactccccaacgggctcgggagaggcgaaggtggagTCATGCATTCTCTGGAACATGACCCGCCTAACAacgctccttaacacccgccagcttaacccggaagccagctgcatcaatgtgtcagaggaaatatCATTCAACTGACGACCGTCGTCAGCCTGCAGCtacccggcctgccacaaggagtcgctaggatgcaatgagccaagtaaagcactcccggccaaaccctcccctaacccgtacgacactgggccaattgtgcgctgtccTATTGGACTCCCGGCCACggccggttgtggcacagcccggGGATGATCCCGGGctagtaacgcctctagcactacgatgcagtgccttagactgctgcacgaCTCGGGAGGCCCATACACAACTTTCCTATTCATATAATATCCTACTGTCTTTACACACCATTATATGTATTTATAATGGGGGCCAGTTTTTTAGGTACAGCCATCTAGTACCAGGTCGGACCCCACTATATTGCTAGAACATGCTGAATTCTTCAGGcatggaaacgttgctcaattggtatcaagggacctaacgtgtgccaggaaaacattctccacaccattacaccaccaccaccagcctgtaccgttgacaccaggcaggatgtggccatggactcatgctgctttctCCAAAtgctgactctgccatcagcagaCCATTacaaggcaatgtttttccactcctcgtAATACCTATTTCTAGGTATACCTATACCTATTTCTATTTCTAGGTATTACTAtttctaggtattactgcactgttggagctagaaacacaggcgataacatctgcaaatctgtgtacacgaccaataaaCTTCGATTTGATTTTGTTGATTACCTCATAGAGAACTTTGATTCTCACAGAGTTTCCCGCCCTGATCACCATGAAGTCCTCTGGATCTTTGAATGTAGGCCTCactgaaaaacaaacaaacacaatccTTTGAGACAAGCAACGTCTTAGGAAGTGTTCCACATTGGCCATACATTGGTTCTGACAGTGGATTTTCTTCCTGCAGACTGAGGCTAACAACATTATAAGATCAGTGCTGGTTGACATCTCTTACTTCTACAGACTGCATGCAGATGGATCATTGAGGAAACTTACTGTTGGGATTCTTTGCAGTCACCATCACAGAGGGGAGACTGAACTCTCCCGCCCCAGAAACGTTGATGGCCGATACCCTGAACTCATACTCCGCCCCCTCAACAACATCCTTCACTGCGTACTCCAGCACTATGTTTGTAGACAAGAAAATGTATTTGAAAGGTAATATCTGTATCCTTATTTCATCCAGCTTCCAGAACAAAGTATTCTAAATTACATCAATTTAATTTAcattcttaatttaaggttagggttaagtgtggttaaggttagggttatgtttaaaatccgattttatgactttgtgactgtgccagctagtgattACCCCGCAGAACATGCCAACCTCATGATGGGCATGATGTGTcaaattttcaccataaaaaaaaaaagaccaaCAATTTATAATCTGTAATCCAGACCTTCAATAGGCTCAGTTACTGGGTTCAAAGCAATCCACTGAGCTGTGTCCTTTTTGCGTTTTTCCAGTTGATAGCCATCAATCTTAATTCCTCCGTCATCTTCTGGGGGCTCCCATTTCAGGTTGATGCAGGTCTTTGATGCGCTGACCACTTTTGGTGCTCCAGGTCGGCCAGCAAATACTAATAAATGGAGGTGAGATAACAATGAAAACAATGAAAGAGTACGGTAGAGATGGAGTCCCATTGAGAAAAGAGGCTCACCATTGGCTCACCCAAGTAACACACTTTTTTACACTCTCAGGTACTCATAGAGTGAATGGACCAATGTTTCAGCATGTGGACCAATGTTTTGGCATGTGGACCAATGTTTCGGCATGTGGACCAATGTTTTGGCATGAGGGTGTTTCTCTTCAGATTCTACTCACTCAATACGCCAGCCATTGTTTCCTCAGTCTGCAGTGCATCACTGGTCCCCTCTGGGTTCACTGCGTAGATATTGTAGATGTACAGTTTCCCATGGACCACATTCCTGTCCCTGTAGGTGGTTTTGTCAGCTGCGACATCACCCATCTTCTTCCACACGGTCTGTCCCAGCTGCTGGCGCTCAATGATGTAGTTAGTCACCGGGGAGCCACCGTCGTCCTTAGGAGCGCCCCACTGCAGCTCAATCACAGTGGAGGTGGTCTCCAAGATTTCCACCGGGCCTTCTGGTGGGCCGGGCTTGTCTGTCGGGGACACATTGTGGTACAGTATGACTTTAATCGTGTTGCAGAAGTATTTCTAGATGTAAAATTGTCACCACACACATAGCTTAGAGAAAAATCAACAACAATTTGTTTTTTTCACCAAGGACAATCAGTCGAGATGTGGCCTCTATAGTGCCAAAGGGGTTTTTGAGTTGAATCTTGATCTCCCCAGCGTCAGAACGCAGACACTCCCGGAGCAGCAGCCGGCTGTGCTTGACCTCCTTCACCAACTTCACCCCACCACCATCCTTCAACTCTTTGCCATCCTTAAACCATTTCACCTCCAAGTTGTCCTGTGGTGTATAAGGCATCTTCCAGGATGCATTCTGGCCCACTTTTATTGTCACAGGCTTAGAAAACTTGTGGAGGTCATCAGCATCAATGGCAGGTAATTCTAGAATGTAAAAGAAAGAAACACACAACTGCTTAATGCTCCATAGTCCACCAAACTAAAATGTAAGGTAGAGTTCAAAGTGCAGCCGACATACCTCCCACAGTGACTTTTGCCTCTGATTTAAATCCCCCCGCTTCAATGTGATAGACTCCAGTGTCGTCTTCACTACTGCTATGAATGGTCATCGTGTGTCTCGTTCCATCTTTCACTATGGCTATTCCATCTGTGGTGGATAACTGAAAAGGCAAAGAAAGTAAGGTAAAATTCTTTGTGATAAAAAAAGAGCTCAATTGAAATGTTTTGTCTACTTATGGATTTTtttccaggtcaggtcagtgtcaggacCAACTTGGCGACCTATTCAAAGGAATTGAATCGCGTGAACACTGTAGTAGTAATTTCTGCTATAAAGCCATTACCTTCTCTCCATCCTTGAACCAGGCCCCATCAACTTCATGGCTCATCTCACAAACCAGTTCACCTTTCTTGCCACGGAGAGCAAAGACATCTGAGAGTCCACTCTTAATGCTGTATCCTACACAGCACAATATACAAAACAATTAGCATTTATGCATTGGTTTGAATTCACAGCTATTACTAGTGGAGTAATGGAGTAATCTACTGAGAAGAAAATAATTAAGTAAAGATACCGTGCTGTTGTTAGCTGTTTTCTAATGAAGCAATAAGGTCAGAggcggtgtggtatatggccatataccacggctaagggctgttcttagcacgatgcaacacggagtgcctcgacacagcccttagccctggtatattggccatatatcacaaaccccgaggtgccttattgctattataaactggttaccaacgtaattagagcagtacaaatatttgttttgtcatacccatggtatacgctCTAATAtcccatggctgtcagccaatcagcattcagggctcaaaccacccagtttataatgataCATGTAATAGTTATTTTTGTTTGGTTCTATGAATGCTTTTACTCATTCGGTCTATGTGTGTTAAGAACACGATGAGCAGCATATTaatgcatgtacagtatataaacttaccttacaaaaacaagaaaagctACATTGAAATTGATGATTGAATCACAATTTCTACAGACTACTAGTCTGGACTACAGTCATATATTAAGACCCTGGACAAACATTTCCTAATTACCTGTTTCCACTTGCTTAATGGATACATAGTTAAATATCATTATCATGGTTAATGATCATTTTCATGGTTAAATATCATTATCATAGACATAGTTAAATATCATTATCATGGGTAAATATCATGTTACTGTGATCTGGATTAGGCTGGGTTTAGTAATCAACAGTTTCTCAGTAGGGCCACATAGGGTTTTTAGTAACAAGCCGAAAACAGACAAAATGCAAACACTGTGGGGTCCGAGAAATGTCTAAGTCACAATGTCATTGCACATCCCACCACACATTTAAGTAGGGCACACCTGGCCTATCAACTTGTCATCAAGGACCTGTTTATGCTAGGATGGGACAAAAGCCTACACACACTGCACCG harbors:
- the igfn1.4 gene encoding immunoglobulin like and fibronectin type III domain containing 1, tandem duplicate 4 isoform X10, whose protein sequence is MWKKKSKLTDQTATGQGPVSDVFEKEGVGIKKRSKVPGVMITQYVEKIPDGKSHPDFTRKPIALTIQEGKFAFFKALVIGDPEPTVTWGRNNGDVSDTSKYVTKYDPATREHLFEMANVKPEQADTYKCFAANEFGRAVVTVVLNVIEVGFKKAQADSQVQPEAAVADFKSVLKRKSKIQPKMEKKEDGEIDPRFWELLISADKKDYESLMLEFGVTDFRFMLKTLNEIKKEREEEQAQFIENLANLKPIEVGPDGCATFSIDMDLIEQSSRIFLYKDGVMIPYSKELGDTIKHSLKIVGRKYQFSIRDLFPDDAGLYQVDVEDVNVFSTDFKIPMVDFLVKIQECKAMEREDAVFECVLSQPFGKIMWVGKNLPLEAGDKYDIEVSEDKLIHRLIIKDVAMVDKGIYAAVAGIKSCNAFLVVEADKGEPGKKKQRKTTRAGGAGVDLTAIAQEQAVKNTADREVLKEKVKAIKDERAANATAAPETSAEAKAKVKVVEASQTGYSIKSGLSDVFALRGKKGELVCEMSHEVDGAWFKDGEKLSTTDGIAIVKDGTRHTMTIHSSSEDDTGVYHIEAGGFKSEAKVTVGELPAIDADDLHKFSKPVTIKVGQNASWKMPYTPQDNLEVKWFKDGKELKDGGGVKLVKEVKHSRLLLRECLRSDAGEIKIQLKNPFGTIEATSRLIVLDKPGPPEGPVEILETTSTVIELQWGAPKDDGGSPVTNYIIERQQLGQTVWKKMGDVAADKTTYRDRNVVHGKLYIYNIYAVNPEGTSDALQTEETMAGVLIFAGRPGAPKVVSASKTCINLKWEPPEDDGGIKIDGYQLEKRKKDTAQWIALNPVTEPIEVLEYAVKDVVEGAEYEFRVSAINVSGAGEFSLPSVMVTAKNPNMRPTFKDPEDFMVIRAGNSVRIKVLYEAEPPPEITWMKDNEPVSSFIQIINTEGCSQLVIPSTKRSDSGNYTIVAKNKVGEASFDIEVLVTDEPKPPGAVELEQIVHGKVIVSWEASPDQELDNRLYYMVAEHDSSTRMWHTVADRIFDNSYTANNIMPGREYHFKIYAKNDMGMSDPSMSPTWGINSNRIPINTNTPVEVSFEKPPSVLVPLKMHSPPKGFQMYMTCAIRGCPTPSVTWHLNNVCINGDSNYYITNSYGVCSMYILRVRPKDAGEYKVVAVNSFGKAECSTKLVVKD
- the igfn1.4 gene encoding immunoglobulin like and fibronectin type III domain containing 1, tandem duplicate 4 isoform X2, which gives rise to MWKKKSKLTDQTATGQVGIKKRSKVPGVMITQYVEKIPDGKSHPDFTRKPIALTIQEGKFAFFKALVIGDPEPTVTWGRNNGDVSDTSKYVTKYDPATREHLFEMANVKPEQADTYKCFAANEFGRAVVTVVLNVIEVGFKKAQADSQVQPEAAVADFKSVLKRKSKIQPKMEKKEDGEIDPRFWELLISADKKDYESLMLEFGVTDFRFMLKTLNEIKKEREEEQAQFIENLANLKPIEVGPDGCATFSIDMDLIEQSSRIFLYKDGVMIPYSKELGDTIKHSLKIVGRKYQFSIRDLFPDDAGLYQVDVEDVNVFSTDFKIPMVDFLVKIQECKAMEREDAVFECVLSQPFGKIMWVGKNLPLEAGDKYDIEVSEDKLIHRLIIKDVAMVDKGIYAAVAGIKSCNAFLVVEADKGEPGKKKQRKTTRAGGAGVDLTAIAQEQAVKNTADREVLKEKVKAIKDERAANATAAPETSAEAKAKVKVVEASQTGAPKQGPAVKGSDHKSVDNEGAPKQGPAVKGSDHKSVDNEGAPKQGPAVKGSDHKSVDNEGDLDGSGECGGGSGNSGQSNNEGPPAPTVPGQPVGDSTGYSIKSGLSDVFALRGKKGELVCEMSHEVDGAWFKDGEKLSTTDGIAIVKDGTRHTMTIHSSSEDDTGVYHIEAGGFKSEAKVTVGELPAIDADDLHKFSKPVTIKVGQNASWKMPYTPQDNLEVKWFKDGKELKDGGGVKLVKEVKHSRLLLRECLRSDAGEIKIQLKNPFGTIEATSRLIVLDKPGPPEGPVEILETTSTVIELQWGAPKDDGGSPVTNYIIERQQLGQTVWKKMGDVAADKTTYRDRNVVHGKLYIYNIYAVNPEGTSDALQTEETMAGVLIFAGRPGAPKVVSASKTCINLKWEPPEDDGGIKIDGYQLEKRKKDTAQWIALNPVTEPIEVLEYAVKDVVEGAEYEFRVSAINVSGAGEFSLPSVMVTAKNPNMRPTFKDPEDFMVIRAGNSVRIKVLYEAEPPPEITWMKDNEPVSSFIQIINTEGCSQLVIPSTKRSDSGNYTIVAKNKVGEASFDIEVLVTDEPKPPGAVELEQIVHGKVIVSWEASPDQELDNRLYYMVAEHDSSTRMWHTVADRIFDNSYTANNIMPGREYHFKIYAKNDMGMSDPSMSPTWGINSNRIPINTNTPVEVSFEKPPSVLVPLKMHSPPKGFQMYMTCAIRGCPTPSVTWHLNNVCINGDSNYYITNSYGVCSMYILRVRPKDAGEYKVVAVNSFGKAECSTKLVVKD
- the igfn1.4 gene encoding immunoglobulin like and fibronectin type III domain containing 1, tandem duplicate 4 isoform X4, with translation MWKKKSKLTDQTATGQGPVSDVFEKEGVGIKKRSKVPGVMITQYVEKIPDGKSHPDFTRKPIALTIQEGKFAFFKALVIGDPEPTVTWGRNNGDVSDTSKYVTKYDPATREHLFEMANVKPEQADTYKCFAANEFGRAVVTVVLNVIEVGFKKAQADSQVQPEAAVADFKSVLKRKSKIQPKMEKKEDGEIDPRFWELLISADKKDYESLMLEFGVTDFRFMLKTLNEIKKEREEEQAQFIENLANLKPIEVGPDGCATFSIDMDLIEQSSRIFLYKDGVMIPYSKELGDTIKHSLKIVGRKYQFSIRDLFPDDAGLYQVDVEDVNVFSTDFKIPMVDFLVKIQECKAMEREDAVFECVLSQPFGKIMWVGKNLPLEAGDKYDIEVSEDKLIHRLIIKDVAMVDKGIYAAVAGIKSCNAFLVVEADKGEPGKKKQRKTTRAGGAGVDLTAIAQEQAVKNTADREVLKEKVKAIKDERAANATAAPETSAEAKAKVKVVEASQTGAPKQGPAVKGSDHKSVDNEGAPKQGPAVKGSDHKSVDNEGQSNNEGPPAPTVPGQPVGDSTGYSIKSGLSDVFALRGKKGELVCEMSHEVDGAWFKDGEKLSTTDGIAIVKDGTRHTMTIHSSSEDDTGVYHIEAGGFKSEAKVTVGELPAIDADDLHKFSKPVTIKVGQNASWKMPYTPQDNLEVKWFKDGKELKDGGGVKLVKEVKHSRLLLRECLRSDAGEIKIQLKNPFGTIEATSRLIVLDKPGPPEGPVEILETTSTVIELQWGAPKDDGGSPVTNYIIERQQLGQTVWKKMGDVAADKTTYRDRNVVHGKLYIYNIYAVNPEGTSDALQTEETMAGVLIFAGRPGAPKVVSASKTCINLKWEPPEDDGGIKIDGYQLEKRKKDTAQWIALNPVTEPIEVLEYAVKDVVEGAEYEFRVSAINVSGAGEFSLPSVMVTAKNPNMRPTFKDPEDFMVIRAGNSVRIKVLYEAEPPPEITWMKDNEPVSSFIQIINTEGCSQLVIPSTKRSDSGNYTIVAKNKVGEASFDIEVLVTDEPKPPGAVELEQIVHGKVIVSWEASPDQELDNRLYYMVAEHDSSTRMWHTVADRIFDNSYTANNIMPGREYHFKIYAKNDMGMSDPSMSPTWGINSNRIPINTNTPVEVSFEKPPSVLVPLKMHSPPKGFQMYMTCAIRGCPTPSVTWHLNNVCINGDSNYYITNSYGVCSMYILRVRPKDAGEYKVVAVNSFGKAECSTKLVVKD